Genomic DNA from Streptomyces sp. PCS3-D2:
GGCCGCCCGGCTGGGCGAGGACGGGAACCGTCAGGCCCTGGCCCACTTCATCACCACCAGTCCGTGGGATCCGGCGCATGTGCGGGCCCGGCTGGCCTGGAGGATGGAAAGGGCGATCCGGCCCACCGTGCTGGTCTTCGACGACACCGGGTTCCTCAAGGACGGCAATGCCTCGGCGTGTGTGTCGCGGCAGTACACCGGCACCGCGGGCAAGGTCACCAACTGCCAGGTGGGCGTCTCCCTGCACATGGCTTCGGATCATGCCTCGGCGGCGGTCGACTGGCGGCTGTTCCTGCCCGAGACCTGGGCGCCCGGGTCGGTGAAGGCGGATCCGGACAAGGTCGCCCGCCGCACCGCCTGCGGTATCCCCGACGACATCGGGCATGTGGAGAAATGGCAGCTGGCCCTGGACATGCTGGATGAGACCCGCTCGTGGGGCATCGAGGTGCCGCTGGCCATTGCGGACGCCGGATACGGCGACGCCGCGGCCTTCCGGCACGGCCTGCAGGCCCGCGGCCTCAACTACGTCGTGGGCATCTCCACCACCCTCTCGGCCCAGCCCGGCCCCGCGGTGCCGGTCGCCGAGCCGTACTCCGGGACCGGGCGCCCGCCGGTGGCGAAGTACCCCGACAAGCCGCAGTCGGTGAAACAGCTGGTCATCGCGGCCGGCCGGAAGGCGGCGAAGCCGGTGCAGTGGCGTGAGGGATCCCGGCCCGGCACGGGCCGCAGCGGCTTCAAGCGGATGTACTCGCGGTTCGTGGCCTTGCGGATCCGGCCTGCCGGACGCGAGGTCCGCCAGACTGTTGACGGACCGGAACTGCCGGAGTGCTGGCTCCTGGCCGAGTGGCCAGCAGGCCAGGCCGAGCCGGTCCAGTTCTGGCTCTCCGACCTGCCCGCCGACACCCCGCTGACCACCCTGGTCCGCCTGGCCAAGCTCCGCTGGCGCATCGAACACGACTACCGCGAGATGAAGCAGGCCCTGGGCCTGGCCCACTTCGAGGGCCGCACCTGGAACGGCTGGCACCACCACGTCACCCTCGTCTCCGTCGCGCACGCCTTCTGCACCCTGCAACGACTGGCCAGAGCCCCAAAAGACACGGCGCTGGCCTGACCCTCTACCGGATCATCCG
This window encodes:
- a CDS encoding IS701 family transposase, translating into MTPEDLAAVRCDLEDFAAEVFEPFARNDQRRWGRVYLRGLLTDGQRKSVEPMAARLGEDGNRQALAHFITTSPWDPAHVRARLAWRMERAIRPTVLVFDDTGFLKDGNASACVSRQYTGTAGKVTNCQVGVSLHMASDHASAAVDWRLFLPETWAPGSVKADPDKVARRTACGIPDDIGHVEKWQLALDMLDETRSWGIEVPLAIADAGYGDAAAFRHGLQARGLNYVVGISTTLSAQPGPAVPVAEPYSGTGRPPVAKYPDKPQSVKQLVIAAGRKAAKPVQWREGSRPGTGRSGFKRMYSRFVALRIRPAGREVRQTVDGPELPECWLLAEWPAGQAEPVQFWLSDLPADTPLTTLVRLAKLRWRIEHDYREMKQALGLAHFEGRTWNGWHHHVTLVSVAHAFCTLQRLARAPKDTALA